One region of Rubinisphaera margarita genomic DNA includes:
- the pruA gene encoding L-glutamate gamma-semialdehyde dehydrogenase, protein MTGDSVAERKAAQTVPQAEDETLATGRRIWSRLNHQRPSLVDRRWLEDRILGWAMADESVKVQMFRFVDVLPMLRDHESLNRHLHEYFEDVQQNLPLAARMALHVTDGNRVLGRALAVNARTNARRMANRFIAGANADEIIRSVMKIRDSGFATTLDHLGEAVLSEPEADAYQEAYLDLIRRLAPKLDSLPEAQQIDSDHLGPIPRMNISLKLSALTADFNPIDPAGTLKRVAARLRPILTLAMQHDVFVNIDMEQFAYKDLTYEIFKTILLEEEFADYPNVGIVCQAYLKESREDLEGLLEWVKQRGVPITVRLVKGAYWDYETIVAGLKNWPVPVFEQKWETDANFEELTEFLFDNYDWLAPAIGSHNLRSIAHAIAVAKLKEVPRDAFEIQMLYGMGQDEAQVLSEMGYRVRIYAPFGELIPGMAYLVRRLLENTSNDSFLRQSYQEQRSFEELMMSPAKKAAEKTETTPRAAPLPFQNEPTIDFSQKENQEAMEAALASVREELGQEYPIVIGGKAYETRQMLNSRCPFDQELIVGRVSSATNELAEEAIETAKWAMASWSAIDADHRAEYLDLIANGLQERRLEMASWIVYESGKPWEDADADVAEAIDFCRYYSIQMREMERSLHVDLPGEENEYSYRPRGVAVVIAPWNFPLAILTGMTAAALVTGNTVVMKPAEQSPVIAAKLMEIIRATGIPDGVVNYLPGNGQEIGPTLVTSPDIDVVAFTGSRSVGLEINQKAAETTSAHSSVKRVIAEMGGKNAIIVDDDADLDEAITGVLASAFGYAGQKCSACSRVIVLQSVYEEFCNRLKEAIQSLTIGRSDEPGTRIPAVIDKDAQESIEQYIEIGLEEAELLASVEVPAKLKKQGCYVSPHVFTRVRPQDRIATEEIFGPVLAVMNARDFSDALKIANDTDYALSGGVYSRSPVNLKRARAEFRVGNLYLNRPCTGALVFRQPFGGFRMSGIGTKAGGPDYLHEFLIPVNITENTLRRGFAPEEA, encoded by the coding sequence ATGACTGGTGATAGTGTGGCAGAGCGGAAGGCAGCACAGACAGTACCCCAGGCGGAAGACGAAACACTGGCGACAGGCCGGAGGATCTGGTCACGCCTGAATCATCAACGACCCTCGCTGGTCGATCGTCGCTGGCTGGAGGATCGCATTCTCGGCTGGGCGATGGCCGACGAGTCGGTCAAGGTTCAGATGTTTCGCTTCGTGGATGTCCTCCCGATGCTTCGGGATCACGAATCGCTGAATCGGCACCTCCACGAATATTTCGAAGACGTCCAGCAGAACCTCCCGCTGGCGGCTCGAATGGCTCTGCATGTTACCGACGGTAACCGCGTTCTTGGCCGGGCTCTGGCGGTGAATGCCCGGACCAATGCCCGGCGGATGGCGAACCGGTTTATCGCCGGAGCCAATGCCGACGAGATCATCCGATCGGTGATGAAGATTCGGGATTCCGGCTTCGCAACCACGTTGGATCATCTGGGCGAGGCGGTCCTCAGCGAGCCCGAAGCCGATGCGTATCAGGAAGCCTATCTGGACCTGATTCGTCGACTGGCCCCAAAGCTCGATTCGCTGCCCGAAGCCCAGCAGATCGATTCCGATCATCTCGGGCCGATTCCCCGCATGAACATTTCGCTGAAGCTGTCCGCTCTCACGGCCGACTTCAACCCGATCGATCCGGCTGGCACATTAAAGCGAGTCGCCGCCCGGCTTCGGCCGATCCTGACGCTGGCGATGCAGCACGACGTATTCGTGAACATCGACATGGAGCAGTTTGCTTACAAGGATCTCACCTATGAGATCTTCAAGACGATTCTGCTGGAAGAAGAGTTTGCTGATTACCCGAACGTGGGGATCGTCTGTCAGGCCTATCTGAAGGAATCCCGCGAAGATCTTGAAGGTCTACTCGAGTGGGTGAAGCAGCGCGGCGTGCCGATCACGGTTCGACTTGTGAAGGGCGCCTACTGGGATTACGAAACCATTGTGGCGGGATTGAAAAACTGGCCGGTCCCAGTGTTCGAGCAGAAATGGGAAACCGATGCCAACTTCGAGGAACTGACCGAGTTTCTCTTCGACAACTACGACTGGCTGGCCCCGGCGATCGGAAGTCACAACCTGCGAAGTATCGCTCACGCGATTGCCGTGGCCAAACTCAAGGAAGTGCCCCGCGATGCCTTTGAGATTCAGATGCTCTACGGCATGGGGCAGGATGAAGCTCAGGTCCTTTCAGAAATGGGCTACCGGGTTCGAATTTACGCCCCGTTCGGCGAGCTGATTCCGGGGATGGCCTACCTGGTTCGCCGATTACTGGAAAACACATCCAACGATTCCTTCCTTCGCCAGAGTTATCAGGAACAACGATCTTTCGAGGAACTCATGATGAGCCCCGCCAAAAAAGCTGCTGAGAAAACCGAGACAACCCCCAGGGCGGCTCCGCTTCCGTTCCAGAACGAACCGACCATCGATTTCTCTCAGAAGGAGAATCAGGAAGCGATGGAAGCGGCACTCGCATCGGTGCGCGAAGAACTCGGTCAGGAATATCCGATTGTCATCGGCGGCAAAGCCTATGAGACGCGGCAGATGCTCAACTCGCGTTGTCCCTTCGATCAGGAACTGATTGTCGGCCGCGTCTCGTCGGCAACGAACGAGCTGGCTGAAGAAGCGATTGAGACTGCCAAGTGGGCGATGGCATCGTGGTCGGCGATCGACGCGGATCATCGAGCCGAGTATCTCGATCTGATAGCCAACGGGCTGCAGGAACGCCGCCTCGAGATGGCCTCGTGGATTGTGTACGAATCCGGTAAGCCCTGGGAAGATGCTGATGCCGATGTCGCCGAGGCGATCGACTTCTGCCGGTACTATTCGATTCAGATGCGTGAAATGGAACGCTCCCTGCATGTCGATCTGCCCGGCGAAGAGAACGAGTACTCGTACCGTCCCCGCGGCGTCGCCGTCGTGATTGCACCGTGGAACTTCCCGCTGGCGATTCTGACCGGGATGACGGCTGCCGCACTGGTGACGGGAAACACGGTTGTCATGAAGCCGGCTGAACAGTCTCCGGTGATCGCCGCCAAACTGATGGAAATCATTCGCGCGACCGGCATCCCCGATGGTGTCGTGAACTACCTGCCCGGCAACGGCCAGGAGATCGGACCAACACTGGTGACCAGTCCGGATATCGACGTCGTGGCCTTCACGGGTTCGCGGTCGGTAGGACTCGAGATCAATCAGAAGGCCGCCGAAACCACCTCCGCTCACAGCAGCGTCAAACGAGTTATCGCCGAGATGGGCGGTAAGAACGCCATCATCGTCGATGATGATGCCGATCTCGATGAAGCGATCACGGGCGTTCTCGCCAGCGCCTTCGGTTATGCCGGGCAGAAGTGCTCCGCCTGTTCACGGGTCATTGTCCTGCAGTCTGTCTACGAAGAGTTCTGCAATCGCCTGAAGGAAGCCATCCAGAGCTTAACCATCGGACGCTCCGACGAACCGGGCACGCGGATTCCAGCTGTGATCGACAAGGACGCTCAGGAAAGCATTGAGCAGTACATCGAAATCGGGCTCGAAGAAGCGGAGCTTCTGGCCAGCGTCGAAGTCCCCGCCAAACTCAAGAAGCAGGGGTGCTACGTTTCCCCGCATGTCTTCACCCGAGTCAGGCCCCAGGATCGAATCGCCACGGAAGAGATCTTTGGACCGGTTCTGGCGGTGATGAATGCCCGCGACTTCAGCGATGCTCTCAAGATCGCCAATGACACCGACTACGCCCTCAGTGGCGGAGTCTACAGTCGCAGCCCGGTGAATCTGAAGCGGGCCCGAGCCGAATTCCGTGTTGGCAACCTCTATCTGAATCGGCCCTGCACAGGAGCGCTGGTCTTCCGTCAGCCGTTTGGCGGCTTCCGCATGTCGGGCATCGGCACTAAAGCTGGCGGTCCCGATTACCTCCACGAATTCCTGATCCCGGTGAATATCACCGAGAATACGCTTCGTCGAGGATTCGCTCCGGAAGAGGCGTAA
- a CDS encoding CAP domain-containing protein, whose amino-acid sequence MKNSIPLLLLLLCISPSVRADEPHKGQALSELESLLVEKVNAYRQENDLGTLKVNEKLNVAALAHADTMIETDNFSHQAGDSNPSDRVENAGYTWMFVAENLAFRSGYDGYSTEELARITLEGWQNSPGHNKNLLAEQPTETGIAIKEDTKSGRTYTVMLYATPR is encoded by the coding sequence ATGAAGAACTCAATCCCCCTGCTCCTGCTTCTCCTCTGCATTTCTCCCTCCGTTCGCGCAGACGAACCACATAAGGGGCAGGCGCTGTCCGAACTGGAATCGCTTCTTGTTGAGAAGGTAAACGCCTACCGCCAGGAAAATGATCTTGGGACGCTCAAAGTCAACGAGAAGTTGAACGTGGCTGCCCTGGCTCATGCCGACACGATGATTGAGACAGACAACTTCAGCCATCAGGCCGGCGACAGCAATCCTTCTGATCGCGTTGAGAATGCAGGCTACACCTGGATGTTCGTAGCCGAGAACCTCGCCTTCCGCTCCGGGTACGATGGCTATTCCACCGAAGAACTGGCACGAATCACCCTTGAAGGCTGGCAGAACTCGCCGGGTCACAACAAGAACCTGCTCGCCGAACAGCCCACCGAAACCGGCATCGCGATCAAGGAAGACACCAAATCGGGCCGGACTTACACCGTGATGCTGTACGCAACTCCCCGCTAG
- a CDS encoding S41 family peptidase encodes MLNKFKTNWKKWEPKLRLMALSAVLAVGGMTSTGLAGELGKNYVADLSPEATQQRISYRVNDSKLQTFLRTTSDSQLRNLFMEVSNLIDERHVDPNTYEVRTRHALNHIAAALENPTFLKANNVKASEETLVRARAELRRMADETNVRTANEAAQAMSWSMYQLAGGIGINPTAVGMEFINGNIDSLDKYSAFNPNVQVSAPRADLKSREELVGIGVEMKQHDQGAVVVRPVQGSPAEKAGVQRGDIIRSINGEATESKSLQDIAGLIAGPAGTPVLLNVLRGERTEMIHVVRGKLVLESVSEARMLDEAGTGYIRIDQFADETAKQLDAALWKLHNAGMKNLVLDLRGNPGGLLNICVEMCDKFLPQGTIVQTKGRNYSDNTQQGAKFAQTWKVPLVVLVDENSASASEIFAAAIQDNGRGVIVGRQSYGKGTVQTHLPLRTVSGNLKLTTAKFFSPNGREMSGAGVTPDVIVEKTEVITSQDADIEKALELINSGKPQSIVNQINNKRLPNS; translated from the coding sequence ATGTTGAACAAGTTCAAGACTAACTGGAAGAAGTGGGAACCGAAACTTCGCCTGATGGCTCTGTCAGCTGTCCTGGCTGTGGGTGGAATGACTTCGACAGGTCTGGCCGGCGAGCTCGGTAAGAACTACGTGGCCGACCTCTCTCCAGAAGCGACTCAGCAGCGGATCAGCTACCGGGTCAACGACAGCAAGCTGCAGACTTTTCTGCGGACCACCAGCGACAGTCAGCTGCGTAACCTGTTCATGGAAGTGAGCAACCTGATTGATGAGCGTCACGTCGACCCGAACACCTACGAAGTTCGGACTCGCCACGCTCTGAATCATATCGCCGCTGCTCTGGAAAACCCGACCTTCCTGAAGGCCAACAATGTGAAGGCCAGCGAAGAAACACTGGTTCGGGCTCGGGCGGAACTTCGTCGGATGGCTGACGAAACCAACGTTCGGACAGCCAACGAAGCTGCTCAAGCCATGAGCTGGAGCATGTACCAGCTGGCTGGCGGAATCGGCATCAACCCGACCGCCGTCGGTATGGAATTCATCAACGGTAATATCGACTCGCTCGACAAGTACTCCGCTTTCAACCCGAACGTGCAGGTGTCTGCTCCTCGGGCTGACCTGAAGTCACGCGAAGAACTCGTCGGAATCGGCGTCGAAATGAAGCAGCACGATCAGGGTGCAGTGGTGGTCCGTCCTGTCCAGGGCAGCCCCGCTGAAAAGGCTGGCGTGCAGCGTGGAGATATCATCCGCAGCATCAACGGAGAAGCGACCGAATCGAAGTCTCTGCAGGATATCGCCGGGCTCATCGCCGGTCCTGCCGGAACCCCGGTCCTCCTCAATGTTCTGCGGGGTGAACGGACGGAAATGATTCATGTGGTTCGCGGTAAGCTGGTTCTGGAGTCGGTTTCGGAAGCTCGTATGCTCGACGAAGCTGGCACCGGATACATCCGCATCGATCAGTTCGCTGACGAAACGGCCAAGCAGCTCGATGCCGCTCTGTGGAAGCTGCACAATGCAGGAATGAAGAATCTGGTTCTGGATCTGCGTGGAAATCCGGGTGGTCTGCTCAACATCTGTGTCGAAATGTGCGACAAGTTCCTGCCCCAGGGAACGATCGTTCAGACCAAGGGACGCAACTACTCGGACAACACTCAGCAGGGTGCCAAGTTCGCTCAGACCTGGAAAGTGCCCCTGGTGGTGCTGGTTGATGAAAACTCGGCTTCGGCCAGCGAAATCTTCGCAGCTGCCATTCAGGACAACGGACGGGGTGTGATCGTGGGACGTCAGAGCTACGGTAAGGGAACTGTTCAGACTCACCTGCCGCTGCGAACTGTTTCGGGAAACCTGAAACTGACCACCGCCAAGTTCTTCTCCCCGAACGGACGCGAAATGTCGGGGGCTGGTGTGACCCCGGATGTGATCGTGGAAAAAACTGAAGTGATCACCAGCCAGGATGCCGATATTGAAAAGGCTCTGGAACTGATCAACTCAGGAAAGCCACAGAGCATCGTTAACCAGATCAACAACAAGCGATTGCCGAACAGCTAA
- a CDS encoding GNAT family N-acetyltransferase — MTCIIRKEKEQDRAAVKDINTISFGSPAEADLVRALQSQGYEVVSLVAEVDQQIVGHILFSRVLVVSENKTWTALSLAPMCVLPEYRRQGIGTRLIAAGLEACRAQGHSAIVVLGDPAYYSRFGFSSELALGLESPYSNYGGWMALELTPGVLAGRPGHVEYPPPFQALVGTETAH, encoded by the coding sequence ATGACCTGCATTATTCGCAAGGAAAAGGAACAGGATCGCGCTGCGGTCAAAGACATCAACACAATCAGTTTCGGCTCGCCTGCAGAAGCCGATCTGGTGAGGGCGCTGCAGTCGCAGGGATACGAAGTGGTCTCTCTGGTCGCGGAAGTGGACCAGCAGATCGTCGGGCACATCCTTTTCAGTCGCGTGCTTGTCGTTTCTGAGAACAAAACGTGGACCGCACTCTCGCTGGCTCCGATGTGCGTGCTGCCGGAGTATCGTCGACAGGGAATTGGCACACGGCTGATTGCCGCGGGGCTGGAAGCCTGCCGAGCTCAGGGGCATTCCGCCATCGTTGTCCTGGGCGATCCCGCTTACTACTCCCGCTTCGGATTCTCTTCGGAACTGGCTCTCGGACTCGAATCGCCTTACTCGAACTACGGCGGCTGGATGGCACTGGAGTTGACTCCCGGCGTTCTCGCCGGACGCCCCGGTCATGTCGAGTATCCGCCCCCTTTTCAGGCATTGGTCGGGACTGAAACCGCGCACTGA
- a CDS encoding FAD-dependent oxidoreductase, which translates to MNIGISGCGIAGTAAAAFLAEAGHNVTLFEQAPECRAIGAGILLQPSGQEVLDRLGLRQTIEAESAKLDGLDARLTNGRQLVRLRYSEKKDEYGLGVHRGLLFSQLLTLCQSRNVEIRTGQTVVGHRETEQGGRFQLSDSAESEEFDFLIAADGSRSQLRATSGLSFTCREYDYAALWATGPHSVIHDRLFQMVDGTERLLGLLPLGQNRASFFWGVRTDSVDALRASSFADWQREVLAMCPDAADLLQTLTSFDDLIFATYRHVEMKRWHTGRIIFMGDAAHATSPHLGQGANLALEDAACFADALRSANDFQAACQQFEQQRRAKLNYYQWVTKLLTPYFQSGSQLRALARNAALPLLPRLPLIGAMMTSTLGGRRNGWFG; encoded by the coding sequence ATGAATATTGGAATCTCCGGATGCGGCATCGCCGGCACAGCTGCCGCCGCCTTTCTGGCTGAAGCAGGACACAACGTCACCCTGTTCGAACAGGCTCCCGAATGCCGAGCGATTGGAGCGGGAATTCTGCTGCAGCCGAGCGGACAGGAAGTTCTCGATCGACTCGGTCTTCGACAAACCATCGAAGCAGAGTCGGCGAAGCTCGACGGACTCGACGCCCGGCTGACCAACGGACGTCAACTCGTGCGACTTCGTTATTCAGAGAAGAAAGACGAGTACGGCCTCGGCGTGCATCGGGGCCTGCTCTTTTCACAACTGCTCACACTCTGCCAGTCCCGGAACGTGGAGATTCGCACCGGACAGACGGTTGTCGGTCATCGTGAAACCGAACAGGGAGGCCGATTCCAGCTAAGCGACAGTGCCGAATCGGAAGAATTCGATTTCCTCATCGCAGCCGACGGGTCCCGCTCGCAATTGCGGGCAACATCAGGCCTGTCGTTCACGTGCCGAGAGTACGACTACGCCGCACTCTGGGCGACCGGACCGCACAGCGTCATTCACGATCGGCTGTTTCAGATGGTCGACGGCACAGAACGCCTGCTCGGACTTCTGCCCCTCGGGCAGAATCGAGCCAGCTTCTTCTGGGGCGTGCGAACTGATTCGGTCGATGCTCTTCGGGCCAGTTCGTTCGCCGACTGGCAGCGAGAAGTCTTGGCGATGTGTCCGGACGCAGCCGATCTGTTGCAGACGCTGACCTCGTTCGATGACCTCATCTTCGCCACCTACCGACACGTCGAGATGAAACGCTGGCACACCGGGCGAATCATCTTTATGGGCGACGCTGCTCATGCCACCAGCCCGCATCTCGGACAGGGAGCAAATCTGGCCCTGGAAGATGCCGCCTGCTTTGCGGATGCCCTTCGGTCAGCGAACGATTTTCAGGCAGCCTGTCAGCAGTTCGAACAGCAGCGGAGAGCCAAACTCAACTACTACCAGTGGGTGACGAAACTGCTGACTCCCTACTTCCAGTCGGGTTCTCAGTTGCGAGCTCTGGCGCGGAACGCTGCTCTTCCCCTGTTGCCCAGACTGCCGCTGATCGGGGCGATGATGACGAGCACGCTCGGCGGCCGCCGCAATGGCTGGTTCGGATAA